In uncultured Desulfuromonas sp., the genomic stretch AAAGCGCAAGTGTTTTTTTGCCACACATGACGGACGCTGCACATGCACCTGTCGGACAACAAACACCGGCTCAGGATTCCCCATACCAAACGGCGCCAACGACTGCAGTTCGTCATAGAGTTCCTCATCAATCTCTTCAAGAATCAGCTCGGCATCGTATTCGCGCACGGAACAAAGCATGTCAGAGTCAAGATGGCGCTGAGCATAGCCTTCAAATTGCTCGGCAAAGCGTGTCACCTGGGTCGCATCAATGGATAGGCCGGCAGCGAATTCATGGCCGCCAAATGCCAACAAAGACTCCGTACACGCCTCAAAAGCTTGATAAAGATGAAATCCTTTGATTGAACGGGCCGATCCCTTGCCCTGCCCCGACTCCAAAGCAATCAACACGGTGGGACGATGGTAACGTTCGACCAAACGACTGGCGACAATGCCGATCACACCAGCATGCCAGCGTTCATCCGCCAACACAATGGTTAGAGCATCGTCAGCCAAGTCGCGCTCAATCCGCTCAATCGCCTGGTCCAGAACCTGTTGTTCAATCTGACGACGCTGCTGATTAAACTGATTCAGTTGCTCGGCAATCGGCACAGCAGTTTGACACGCCTCATCAAGGAGCAAATCCACCCCCAACGTGGCATCTTCAAGGCGCCCTGCTGCATTAAGCCGCGGCGCCAACTGGTACCCGACCACTCCGGCAGTCACAGCACGCACCTCGGCCACTTTGATCAGGGCAGCCAAACCGACACGCGGCTGCTGGGCCATCAGACGTAGACCACTGGCCACCAATGCGCGGTTGACACCTTGTAATGGCACCAGATCGGCAACCGTTCCCAACGCCACCAGATCAAGAACATAACGCAAATCAGGTTCAGGATCGGGCAGATTACCTTTTTCCCTCAGGCGCGCCCGTAAAGCGATCATCACCATAAACGCCACCCCAACACCGGACAAACGCTTATCCGGATAGGGACAGTCAGGCAGCTCAGGATTGATACAGCTCAGGGCAACAGGCAGCGTTTTCGGCGGCTGGTGATGATCGGTGATGATCAAATCCATGCCAAGATCGGCAGCCAGCTGTGCTTCAGCATGGGCACTAATGCCGCAATCAACGGTGAGCACCAGGCGAATCCCCTGCTCCAACGTCCGACGCAGGGCCATTTCAGACAGGCCGTAACCATCGCGCATGCGCAACGGAATATGATAGGACACCTTGACACCGAACCAACGCAAACATTGGGTCAACAACGCGGTACCACTAATGCCGTCGACATCGTAGTCACCGTGTACGGCAATCGGTTCACCCGTATCAATCGCCTGCACCAGACGATCAATGGCCGAATCCATCCCCCGCAACGTCATCGGATCAGGGAGTTGGGAAAGTGAAGCGGTTAAAAAAGCCTGTGCTTCAGCCAGAGTGGAAATACCGCGTTGGCTTAGGAGCTGACAGACCAAAGGGGCGCACCCCAATCGCTCACTCCATTGACGCCAATCAGCGGTTTCTGAAGATTGGCGCTCCTGCCAACTTCGCTGTTGAGAGGGATGCATAAAAAATTCCTAGGGGGAAACAGGTGATAGACGTCTTTATACAACAGGCACTATAGGCGTCGTGAGCTTTTTACCCGCAACTCGCTACAACAAAAAACAGGACCGCGACAACGGTCCTGTTTTCATTTACCAAAATCAATGCGGCAGGCGTATATCAAAGCCGCGCCGCATCTGGTGAAGTTGCTGGCGTACCTGATCGCTGGTGATCCCTTCCGGATTGCGTTTAAGGTAACGCTCCCAAGCGTCAACGGCCTTGGCACCATCGCCCAAATCGTCACGATAAACCAGCCCTAATTGATACAGGCTTTCGATGTGGTTCGGATCAACGTCAGCAGCCCGTAAAAAATTCCTGACAGCCTGATCATACCAGCCCAACCGACGATACATGATCCCCTGACTCGTCAGCAAGTTCGCATCATCCGGACGCAATTCCAAGGCCCGACCATAGGCCTTTACCGCCTGCATGGGTTGATTGGCATCGAAAAGAGATTGAGCCAATTGTTGCCAGGCAATAAAGTTTCGCGGTTGTTCACGAACAACCTGCTCCAACTCGCCCAAAAGATCGTCGCCGGGTGAAATCGCCGGAGAAGAGGAAGAAACCGCAACAGACGGAGCTGTCCGCGTGTCGGCAACCATCAGACCGACGAACACTCCGGCAACAAAAGCCACCGCAACGACCAGCCACATCTTCCCGTTGTTCACATGCTCTCCTTCAGCAGCCCATTTTCACCCGCCAGTTGCTCAGGCCGCGCTTTTTCCAGCGGCTTTCTCCTGCCAGGCAATCAGAATTGGACTGGCGACAAAAATGGAGGAATAGGTACCAACCAGGACACCAATCAACAGAGCGAAGGCAAAGTTATGGATAACACCGCCGCCGAAAAGAAACAAAGCAAGAACAACCAGCAAGGTGGTTCCCGACGTCAGAATAGTGCGCGACAGGGTTTCATTGATACTTCGATTGACGGTCAGGGCCAATCCGGAGCCATGATATTTGCCCACATTTTCGCGAATTCGATCATAGACAATGATGGTGTCATTGAGTGAATAACCGATAATGGCCAAAAACGCCGCAATGATCGGCAGATCAATCTCCTTGCCAAACAGAGAGAACGCCCCCAAAGTCAACAACACGTCATGAACCAGTGCCACGATGGCACCCACAGCAAAACGAAACTCAAAACGCCAGGTGATGTACACCAGAATACCGATCATGGCATAAAGAATCGCCATCAGGCCCTGGTTCCGCAACTCCTGTCCCACTTGTGGACCAACCATTTCGATACGACGCATATCAACTTTTCCTGCACCGTAAACCGGCTCGAGCGCCTCAAGGATCTGACTGCGAAGACCTTGCAGACCACTGTCACTTTCCTGCGCCCGGATCAAATACTCGTTAGCATCATCACCGAACTGTTGCACTGTGGCATTATCAAGAACATTTGGAATCAGAGCTTTTTTAATTTCACCTGCCGTGGTGTTTTGTTCAAACCGAAGCTGAACCAGAGTACCACCGGCAAAATCGACCCCGTAATTCGGACCACCTTTGACAATCAGCGAACCGATTCCAACAAGAATCAGGACAATGGAGAGCACGAATGCCATGTTTCGTTTACCAACAAAATCGACATTAATATCAGGTTTAATCAGCTGCATCACTCTCTCCTATATGCTCAACTTCTTGATCTGACGTCCTTCAAGGACCAGATCAAAGATCAGACGGGAAACAAAAATCGCGGTGAACATCGATGCGATGATACCGACGGATAAGGTGACGGCAAAGCCTTTAACCGGACCGGTACCGAATTGGAACAAGACCAGAGCGGCAATCAGGGTCGTAATGTTGGCATCGACAATGGTGACAAACGCTTTGGAAAAGCCTGCGTCAATAGCCACCCGAGCACTTTTCCCATGGCGTAATTCCTCACGCACACGCTCAAAGATCAACACATTGGCGTCTACGGCCATACCAACCGTGAGGACAATACCCGCCAGACCAGGCAGCGTCAGTGTCGCTTTAAACAACGTCAGCATGGCCATGATGAACAACAGGTTCAGAGCCAAAGCAACATTAGCCACCAGACCGGCACCGCGATAGTAAAGCAACATCATCAGCACCACCAGCACAGCACCGATAACAACGGAGTTCACGCCTTTGGAAATGGAATCATGACCTAAAGAAGGACCGACGGTGCGGTCTTCAAGGATCTTGACCGGAGCAGGCAGAGAGCCGGCACGCAGCACAATAGCCAGGTCCGTGGCTTCCTGTTCAGTGAATGAACCGCTGATCTGGGCGCTGCCACCGGAAATACGCTCACGAATATTCGGCGCGGAATAGATGGTATCGTCAAGCACAATGGCCATCCGCTTGCCGACATTAGCCGCCGTGATCTGGTCGAAACGCTGGGCTCCAACCGCGTTGAACTCGATGGACACATACGGTTCGTTGAAACGGGTATCAATACGCACTTGGGCATCTGCGAGCAGATCACCGGTCAGCGCGGTTTTTTCAAACACAACCAGTGGATTCTCGGTGACTTTTTTGGTCATCGGATCAACGCGGTGCTCATAAAGAACCTTGGTGCCGGGTTTGAGGTTTCCTTGCAGAGCCTGTTGAATATCGGCGGACTCATCGACCATTTTGAATTCAAGACGGGCGGTTTTACCGAGCAGATCAATGGCTCGCTGCGGATCTTTCACCCCTGGCAACTGAATGAGAATGCGATTATCGGACTGACGTTGCAGCACCGGCTCACTCAGACCAAACTGGTCAACCCGGTTACGCATGGTTTCCAGCGCCTGGCGCACCGCATAATCTTTGATATTGGCGATTTCCTGATCACTGAAGCGATAATTTTTCTCGATGTAGCCGCCGGAGGCATCCAGCGTCATCGGCTCCAAGTTGGGAAAATTCTCCTGAATCAGGGCATCGACTTCGGCACCCGCATCAGCATCATATACCGTGACCACCATGCGATCATCGCTTTTGCGCTCAATTCGCTTGAAGATTACATCTTCATCACGCAGTAATGATTCCGTTTGGTCGACAACGCTATCCAGGCGACTTTCGACCGCTTTGTCTACCTCAACGCCTAAAACAAGATGCATCCCGCCTTGAAGGTCAAGACCGAGGTGGATGGGATCAAAGGCGTTTTTCCACCAGTTCGGCAAACTGTCTTTCATCAGCGTCGGCCCCAGTGCGAGCACCGACAACACCAGACAAAACAGAACCAGCAATCCGCGTAATTTGATGCTGTTCGACATACCGCTATCTACTCCTGTGTGCAGAGATTACAGAAAAAGAGTCTGTTCGGGGAGAACAGACTCTGTACAGATGGGAATTCATTGAGATCACGCATCCTCTTTGGTCGCGGTGATCGATGCCCGGTTGAGCTTGACCTTAACGCCTTTGTCAATTTCCATGGTAACGACATTTTCCTGAACCGTGACAATACGGCCATGAATACCGCCGGCGGTAACCACCTGATCACCGGCTTTAAGAGCATCCAACAACTGACGATGCTGCTTAGCACGTTTCTGCTGGGGGCGGATCAGCAGCAGGTAAAAAATTGCGAACATGATCACCAGCATGATGATCCCTTCGTAACCCGACTGCCCCCCGGCAGCAGGCTGACCTGCCATTGCGTAAGCTTCTGAAACCATTTAGTTCCTCCTTATGAACGATCATTCGTCATTTTCAACAATTTGAAATTCACTTTATAGCGCGTTACGACTTAACTTTCAAGGACAACACCACTTTGGCGGCGTTGATAAAACTCTTTATAAAATGCAGCAAAGTTTCCCTCGTCCAATGCCTGGCGAATCTGGGCCATCAACTGAACATAATAATGCAGATTATGCATGGTGTTGAGCATGGATGAGAGGATCTCGTTGCTTTGATACAGATGGCGCAGATAAGCGCGGCTGTAGTGTCGACACACATAACAATCACAGTCCGGATCGATCGGCCGTTCATCTTCACGATACTGTGCCTGCTTGATGCTGATTTTACCGAACGAGGTAAACAGCACGCCATTGCGCGCATTGCGGGTCGGCATGACACAGTCAAACATATCGACACCACGGCGCACTCCCTCGATGAGGTTTTCAGGGGTACCAACGCCCATCACATAACGGGGCCGATCATCAGGCAGTTCCGGCAAAGTGTACTCCATCACCTCATACATCAGCGCCGCTTCTTCCCCCACGGACAACCCACCGATGGCATAGCCGTCAAAACCGATCGCTATCAGATCATGAGCGCTCTTACGGCGCAGATCTTCATGCATGCCACCCTGGACAATCCCGAACAAGGCACTACCGTCTTGACGGTTGTGGGCTTGTTTACAGCGTTGTGCCCAGCGCATGGAACGCTCGGTGGAATCAATGACGTAGTCGCGGGTGGCCGGATAAGGGATACATTCGTCAAACACCATAATGATATCGGAGCCCAACGCCTGCTGAATCTCAATAGATGATTCCGGTGTAAGCATCTGGTGAGAACCATCGAGATGGGACTGAAATCGCACCCCCTCCTCGTCAATTTTGCGCAATTTGCCGAGGCTGAACACCTGAAACCCGCCACTGTCGGTCAGAATAGGTCCCGACCAGTTCATAAACCGATGCAGTCCCCCCATTTTTTTTACTAACTCATGACCGGGGCGTAGAAACAGATGGTAGGTATTGCCGAGAATAATTTGAGCACCGAGATCGTGAAGCGACTCGGGCAACATCCCCTTCACCGTACCCTGAGTCCCCACCGGCATGAACACTGGAGTTTCCACCACACCATGGGCGGTGTGCAGACGACCGCGCCGCGCAGAGCTGTTCGGATCAGTGGTGATCAAGTCAAACGGAATGGTCACGACGCCTCCTTGCTCACATTGTGAATCAACATACAATCCCCATAACTGAAAAACCGGTAGCGTTCTTCTACCGCTTGACGATACGCCTGCAAAACAAACTCCCGTCCGGCCAGTGCACTGACCAGCATCAGTAAGGTCGATTGCGGCAGATGAAAATTGGTCAGCAACGCATCGACAATTTTGAACCGGTAGCCGGGATAGATAAACATGTCAGTCATCCCATCGCCTGCCTGCAGTTGCCCCTGTGCGTCGACTGAAAATTCAAGCGTTCGCGTCACGGTGGTACCCAGAGCAATCACCCGCCGCCCTTCACGCTTGGCGAGATTAACCTGTGCTGCGGTCTCATCGGGAATGCAATACGCTTCTGCGTGCATGCGATGCTCTTCAACGTTATCAACCCGTACCGGCAGAAATGTGCCCAGACCGACATGCAGTGTCAAAGGACAGACAACAACCCCTTTCGCCCTCAACTTATCAAGAATTTCCGGGGTAAAATGGAGTCCTGCCGTGGGTGCAGCAACAGCACCTGGCCGTGAGGAAAACGTGGTCTGATAACGTTCACGGTCTTCACCTTGCGGTTCCCGATCAATATAGGGGGGCAATGGCAAGCGACCAATCTTATCGAGCAAAGAGAGAAAATCCCCTTCGACATCAAAACGGATATGACGGTAGCCGTCACCGCCACCCTCCATCACTGTTGCCGTCAATTGTTCCGCCAGCAACAGACGGGTTCCAGGCCGTGGGCCTTTTGAGGCTCGGGTCAGGCAAAGCCAGCACTCTCCCACTTCAGCCAGTTTACGCACCAGAAACACTTCAACCTTACCACCACTCTCCTTGTGCCCGAGTAAGCGCGCTGGAATCACCCGGGTATCATTGATCACGAGCACGTCACCCTGCTGAAAATAACGATCAACCTGACGAAAGTGATCGGAAACTATCTTTTCCGCCTGACAATCAAGCACCATCAGCCGTGATCCATCACGTTGCTCACACGGATGCTGAGCGATTAATTCCTGCGGCAAATCATAATTAAAGTCAGTGACATACATAAAGATACTTAATTATTCACTTGAACGAATGGGGTTGATGAAAAAAGGCTGACAAGGGCGCTAATCATCTACGGAATCAGCAGGATTGTCAATGGTTGTCTCAGACGAAAAAAAGGCCTCATGAACCGTAATAGGTCACCGCATAATAGACAATCAGCAAGCCACCCAGCATCAGCATCAACCCCATCATTCGCAGGGTACGTTCGGGAAGGGGTAACATCTGCACCAACATCCGTTTCAGCCCCTGTGGCGACAAGAACCACGGAATTCCCTCAAGCACCAGAACCACACCAATGACACACCAAAAAAATTTCATAACCCTTTGTTTCCATAAAAAAGCCCGCCGTATTACGGCGGGCTTTGAGAGTTTTCTTCGCCAGAAAGGATCAGGCCAGATCAACCACGGCCTGATGAATCAGGTCAAACAGCTCCTGGATATCTTCCTCGGCAATACAGGAAAACGCCACACGCAGGTCCGTTTTGCCAATGGAAATGGCACCCACCCCATATTTTTCCAGCAGATGAACACGCAGCGTTTCAGCATCAACCCCTTTAATCTTCAGACACATAAAATAGCCCGAGTTGAACGGATAGTAATCCCAGGACTCGGTATATTTCGCATTGGCCAGCACCTCTTTAACTTTGAGGGCGCGCCCTTTCATCACGGCATATTTTTCCGCTTTCTGAGCCGGGTAATCCGGGGAACGCAACGCTTCAAGAACAAAGGTCTGTCCCGGATGGGGGCAGTTGGAGATGGTTGCCCGGATAATGCCCATGGTTTTCTTTTCCAGAGCAGTCAGCACCTTGGGATTGGCTTCAGAGTTACCATCGGCAAAGGTGATGAATCCGGTGCGGAAGCCCCAGACATACTCTTCTTTGGTGGCACCGTCCAGTTTGATGGCCAGAATACGAGGATGCAGGTTCGACAGTTTGCCAAACAGGGATTCCTTCATGGAGTCTTCATAGAACAGGCCAAAATAGGCATCGTCGGTAATGGCCACGACATTGCAACCCTCTTCAGCAACTTCTTTGATGGCGTCGACGATGGCATCACCTTCGGCAACAGTCGGCGTGTAACCACTCGGGTTGTTCGGGAAGTTGAGCAGCACAACAGCCTTGCCTTTTTCATCGGCCACATTGCGCAGAACCGCTTTAAATGCCGGTACATTGAAACCACCATCAACCGTAAAGGTCGGGTATTTTTTAATCGCCGCACCACAGCGGGTGGTGAAGGTAATGTTGTAATTACCCCACATCATATCCGGCAGAACCATGTGGTCGCCTTCGTTGATGAACATATCTGCAACAATGGACAGACCATGGGTCAAGGCATTGGTAACAATCGGGTTACTGAATTCCTTGTCCGCCATGCTGGGATTTTCACTGAGCATCTTTTCGCGCCACAAAGCGCGAAGCTCGGGTTTACCCGCTGGCGGGGCGTACGGGAAAATATCTTTGGGCTCAAACGCCGGAAGTTTCTCGCGGATGCAGTTAAGGTACATGGGGCCACCGTTTTCTGTCGCAATACCAATGGTGGCATTAAAACGATGAGCTTTCTCTTTCGCCTCGGCAGATTGGGTCAGAATCCCTTTGGGGAAGAACAGGTTCTTTCCCAGATCGGATAACATTTCAAGGACGTACGGATTGCCTTCCGCCAACATTTCATTCAATTCTTGAGCCAGTGGATTCATCATGAGGTCTTTCCTCCCAGTGTGAATAATCATCCTGCAGTCATCATCGGCTGCATTCCAGAGTAAAATATGATTAAATCAAGATATTCATGGCACTGTCAATGAAATAAGCAGTGCTTTCTTAAGATGTCCGGACCTCATCCGGTCTGCTCCAGACAGAGGTTTTGTCCATGCTTTTCGTAAACATCATCGTACCGGTTTTCATCATCATTTTCAGTGGCTGGGCTCTGGAGCGTTTCAGTAAAATTGAACTGCATCCGCTGACAACCTCATCGTTGTATCTGTTTGCCCCGATGTTGGTGCTCAGTGCCCTACTGAAAAAGCCCATCGAAAGCCAGCTGGCCATGACCGTGTTCGGCTTCATGGCGGTGTATATCCTGCTGATGTGGCTGCTGGCTCATCTGGCCTCGCGGCTGCTGCGACTGGATTATGACAGCCGTCAGGCCATGACGTTGACGACGGTGATGATGAACATCGGCAACTTCGGTCTACCTCTGAGCTATTTCGCTTTTGGTGATGCCGGATTGAATGTGTCCATTCTGGTGTTTGTTGCCTTCAATATTCCTCTGGGCAGCCTGGCGATCGTCATTGCCCAAGGCAAAAATGCCAGTCTGTGGGCCGCAACCAAAAATTGTTTAAAGATCCCCATCCTCCATGCCGTTGTCATCGCTCTGATCCTTAATGCCCTGCACATCAAAATGCCGGTCTTTATCCTGCGCCCCATGGAGCTTCTCGGCCAACCTGCGGTTCCAATGATGCTTGTGTTGCTGGGCATGCAGATGTCGCGTACTCAATGGCGGCTGCCGGGAGGATTCATGCTGACAGCCAGCTTTCTACGCCTGTGCGTTGCACCGGTAATTGGCTGGACATGCTGTTGGATATTAGGAATTACCGGCATCGAGCGCAATGTTATGATTCTGCAGACCAGCACCCCGTCAGCCGTGCTGCCGCTGCTTTATGCGCTGCGTTTTAACACCCGACCGGATCTGGTTGCTTCAACGATTATGACCACTACCCTGCTCAGTGCGGGGAGCCTGACTTTGTTGCTATATCTTTTGCCGTTGCTGCCGTAAGAGTAAAAATTCGCTGGTGCGATTCGTTTCAAGTTGCAAACCACTGAAGCTCAAGATCAAAGTCAAAGTCGCCGGGTTTCGTCCCGGCAGCCAACATCCTTTTGATTGGCCGCTCAAAAGGATGCAAAAACCGGCTTGAACACCTCCTGAACCTCAGATCAACCGACAATGGGTCTGTTTCCGTGATGCTTCACAGATTCGGCTCGCCGCCCTTTAGGTCGACGAATCATGCAACTCATCGCCTGTGGTGTAAGATGTTGATAACAATTTTAAGTCGTGCTCTATCTCTGGTGTGGCACCGATAAAACGGGCGGGACGGTGCCCGCCCTTCAGTCGTGTGTTATTGAGCAGCCAAGCCCTCCCGTTCAGCAGCGCCGAACGAAGAGAACGGTCAGCGCGATGGTCGTCGGCAACCTGTTTGAGGACTGATGCCGACTGGGCGAGTTTTGCCGACATCGCGGTGTTAGTGAACGCAGAGAGGGAACCCGTAAGGGCGCAATGACGGGAGTCGATTTTGCGGTACTTTTGTCGACGCAAAAGTACCCCGACGTGCGGGCGCGGCAGCCCGCGTCATGTGGGCACCACCATCGCGAACGGATGAAGTTCGCTGGTGCGATTCGTTTCGGATTACGAACCACTGAAGGTCAAGGTCAAAGTCAAGACCGCCGGGTTTCGTCCCGGCAGCCGACATCCTTTTGACTGGCCGCTCAAAAGGATGCAAAAACCAGCTTGAACACCTCCTGAACCTGGATCCACCGACACTGAGTGTGTTTCCGTTATGCGTCACAGGTTCGGCTCGTCGCCCTTTAGGTCGACGAATCCTGCGACTCATCTCCTTTGGCGTAAATCCGTGATAACAATCCTAGGTCGCGCTCTGTCTCTGATGTGGCCCCGATCAAACGGGCGGGACGGTGCCCGCCCTGCAGTCGCGTGTAATTTAGCAGCCAAGCCCTCCCGTTCAGCAGTACCGAACGCAATAAACGTCAGTGCGATGGTTGTCGGCAACCTGTTTGAGGACTGATGCCGACTGGGCGAGTTTTGCCAACATAGCGGTGTTAGTGAACGCAGAGAGGGAACCCGTAAGGGCGCAATGGGGTTGTTATGAATCAGATGAACGAGAGGTGTTGCGTGAGATTTTTTGCGTCAGCAAGGCAGAGGGAGGAGCTATAGTCGTTCTATGGCGACGACCGATAACGCCGCTGACGTGAAAAAGATCTGCAACAACTCCGTGAAGGCTGATTGATGACAACCCCTTGGGAGTCGATTTTGCTCCCCTTTTGTCGACGCAAAAGGGGGCCGACGGGCGGGCGCGGAAGCCCGCGTCATGTGGGTACCACCTTCGCGAACGGATGATGTTCGCCGGTGCGATTCGTTTCAAGTTGCAAACCATTGAAGATCAAGATCAAAGTCAAGGTCGCCGGGATTCGTCCCGGCAGCCGACACCCTTTTGACTGGCCGCTCAAAAGTATGCAAAAACCGGCTTGAACACCTCCTGAACCTGGATCAACCGACACTGTGTCTGTTTCCGTTATGCTTTGCATATCCGGCTCGCCGCCCTTTAGGTCGGCGAATTGTGCGTCTCATCAGCTTTGGCGTAAAACGTTGATAACCAATTGAAGCTGCACTTTATTTCTTCCGTGGCACCGATCAAACGGGCGGGACGGTGCCCGCCCTGCAGGCGTGTGTTATTAAGCAGCCCAGCCCTCCCGTTCAGGAGTAGCGAACGCAATGAACGTTAACGCGACCTGTGGGCGACGAAACGAACAGTCGTCAGTTCGACTGCACAAAAACTCATGGGGGGGGAACCGCTACAACAACACCATGGACAATTGCGGGAAATAGGTAATCAAGGCGACGCAGATCAACAGC encodes the following:
- a CDS encoding AEC family transporter; the encoded protein is MLFVNIIVPVFIIIFSGWALERFSKIELHPLTTSSLYLFAPMLVLSALLKKPIESQLAMTVFGFMAVYILLMWLLAHLASRLLRLDYDSRQAMTLTTVMMNIGNFGLPLSYFAFGDAGLNVSILVFVAFNIPLGSLAIVIAQGKNASLWAATKNCLKIPILHAVVIALILNALHIKMPVFILRPMELLGQPAVPMMLVLLGMQMSRTQWRLPGGFMLTASFLRLCVAPVIGWTCCWILGITGIERNVMILQTSTPSAVLPLLYALRFNTRPDLVASTIMTTTLLSAGSLTLLLYLLPLLP